ACCTGTGGACTCTATGTTCAGTTGATCACGTCCCATCAGTCGCGGCCACACCTGATCAGCGGCAGGTAATAAATCAGACAAGAGTAATAAGCGCTGAATGGCCCGATAATTTTCTGCCTGTAATGCGATTCCGGGCAACAATTACACATACTTCATCGCCTCACCTGCCGCCCGGGAACACCTGTTGGCCTGTTGATTACGAGTTATTTAATTTGATGCGCAACGTAATGACTGGATGGAACTGAAATGTATCGGGTCTGTATCGTGTTATTGTGGACAGGtaaccccccccaccaccaccacacacacacacacacacacacacacacacaggtaactaaTATGGCAGGTAGATAAATCAATGCCTAATAAATATCCTGTCATAACATATACTATACtcctacaacaacaataacaactaccactacaactactactattacaacaactactactactactactacaactactactactactactactactactactactactactactactactactactactactactactactgctgctactgctactttaTCTACGGCACTCAAGATTCACACTTCCCATAGAACACTCCTaacccttcttccttttgctgtctTAATACCttacattctttccctttcccaaactccacaaaacgaaaaataaacaagaattaaCAACGTGTGAAATAGCTTAAGAACCGTCCCTTTAGCGCAAAATCCACCTTCATTAACCttgtcaatcaatcagtcaatcaatcagtcagtcagtcagtcagtccgtcaggtAGCCAGGCAGGTTCAGGGATTCACAGGTACGAGGATTAAACGGGAATTAATCTTGCATCTCTCTGCGCTGGACTTCAGGACACGGCACTCAGCGACCTCCTATTTGTCTCCTATTATTGCCGAGTCTCGTATCGGAACATTGTTTggatgtgaaggaaagagaggcgaATCAATGCgggtaaagggggagagaggaggggagaggggaaggaggaggaggaagagagagggaaggagaggggaagggagagaagggaggagaggaagggagagggagagaggaagaggaataagtaaTGCTCcgtgtaagaggaagggagggagggacaggaggtggggaaaggggacggaggaaaaggagtaaatggtaaaaagaggaggaagaaaaaggaaagaaagaaaagggaaataggagagaaagagagaaagagagagagagtgaaagatgaagagggggaaaagaaggaaagagaagggtagaaaggaaaagggattaaatgaggaagaggaggaatgagagagagagagagagagagagagagagagagagagagagagagagagagagagagagagagagagagagagagagagagagagagagagagagagagagagagagagagagagagagagagagagagagagagagagagagagagagagagagagagagagagagagagagagagaaagagaatgtaggaagaggaaaaatctgCAGGGATGAAGTGTGGGAGATAAGatattgatagatggatagatagataaggccgatataagagaaaaatagacgaggaggaaggaggaagaggaggaggaggaggaggaagaggaggaagagaaaatgtgtgtgCGGAGTGATGAATGTTGTGTGGGCcccaatatttctcttcttctcttcttctcttccctctccttcgctttgcaacctttccctctatttcacctcccctcctcctcctcctcctccccctccacataATCCAATTCAGTTCACCtcattactcttccttctcctgtttttcttcttcttcctcctgatttatctttttcttgttcttctttcttgtttatcctctttctttctctttcctgcttcTCTGTTAATcgcctcattcttcttcttcttcttcttcttcgtacacTTTCTACTCCTTACTTTCCAGAccaagctctcctcctcctcttgctaatgtttttccttttcccttctcctccccctctgccccctcctcctcctcctcctctctactgaTAATGATACTGAATCCGGTAAAAAGTTTAACGATAAGATTGATTTCTCTTCATTAGGTCATTATTACAAGCGGTGAAGTGCGGAACGCTAGGCGGGGAAGGAgtttatctatttaactatctatctatctctttattacTGCTATTCGTTATCTATAAGTAATGACTGTCTAATATATACATCTTGATCTTGATGGTAGaattaggagagaaagagaaagagaaaaagagaaaaagagagagaaagaaagagaaagaaagagaaagagagagagagaggagagagaaaggggacaggtacatacacaaacaaacaaacaaacaaacaaaacctaacccaaagaacgaaacaaacaaacagttgACAACAAATAAATGGTAGACAAACaggcaagaaaacaaacaagcaaacaggcGAACAGACAACAGGAAGGAGCCCGCCCAACACAACAACATGCCGCTGCGCCGTTGACAAATTTTcgagttcccgttttctttaattttcccgttttctttagtttcccgTTTTCGTCGATTTCGTTTTCCCATTTccgttgtttgtttttttactttcgttcttattttcctttttttttacttagttttcttttaagtttttttcgttctttatttttccacttcGTTTTCAATTTTTCGACTATGATTTAGATTTGggttttttccgtttttttttatttttcatatttccgtttttttttttcttttttttcgatttcgtTTTCTTATTCGACTTTgcaaaaagatttttttttcgaattcgttttcttatttctttttcggCTCTCGCCCAAAAGCGCGTCAGGGGAGCGTTCATCCCTCCCTGGGGCCATTCTTCTCCCttcgcctttttttttatgtcagactgatgtgtggaggaggtggtgggcagACCGATGTGTGGAGGAgggtgggcaggaggaggaagaagaggatgaagaggaaggaggaggaggagcaaggaggaaggaggaggagaagggaagagggaggaggaaggaagaggagggaagagggaggaggaaggaagaggagggaagagggaggaggaggaggaaaattaagcggaggaggaggaggaggagaggtgagtgggtaagaggaagaggaggaggagaaatgaggttaGGCATGTTTatagaagaaacaggaagaggaggagaaggaagaagagaaggaagagcaggataaagaagaaacaagaagatataagaaaagggaaaaaaagggttaaAGCAAGCATGAAACGGTaatatgaaagagaagaatgaggaaaagagaggaaaaggaagagaaaggaaataagaaaaacagcATGCAtggcagagaagaaaaagatggatgaagaagaagagacgatgaaggaggcggaaaaggatggggtgatggggaaaggaagagaaagggaatgataagaaggacgaagacgaggatgaaaggggaggaagaaaaagggaatgatgaAAAGACGAAGccgaggatgaaagggaaggaagaaaaaggaaatgatgaaaaagacgaagacgaggatgaaagggaaggaagaaaaagggaatgatgaAAAGACAAAGccgaggatgaaagggaaggaagaaaaagggaatgatgaGAAGGACGAAGtcaaggatgaaagggaaggaagaaaaaggaaatgatgaaaagacgaagacaaggatgaaagggaaggaagaaaaaggaaatgatgaaaagacGAAGCCGAGGATGaaaggggatggaaaaggaactgctgaggaggaggaggaagaagaggaggaagagaataacgtGGATGCAATTTCTAGAGACAGATGAACTTGACATATCGAGTATTAAAAGatgtagttttatttaaattctaCAAAACAAACgcaacacacaagcacacacaaacacaccacggAGGACATACATAAAACAATAAAGCACAAACTCGAACACAAACCTTCAATAAAACttaataaaacaaatgaatgaaagCTGAATTAAAAGAACACTCGAAATATAGAGTAATGGGTGGATTTAAAACATTATAACTATCCTTTACGAGACTATAAATAAACTGAAACTAATTGGAGGCCACGATTACCAAGAAATATTAAAGTGCATCTAAAACACTAATAAATGGCATGGCAAGTTTACCTCCAAACAGGCGAGGTTTTAACTTTCTTCACCTCTGTGCGTTTTGTCCCCCCCTCCCCAGTCCCCTCCATGCATCGCGATTTTCGATCTAAGGAGCTAAGATGCCTGGACAAGTTGGAACCAGGAACACACATCTTGAAAAGTAATATAGCGATGATCTCGGAGCTGCGAAAGATGTTATAGTTCACCACCGTTTGAAGGATCTGCGCGGCGGTCAGGGTGAGAAAGCGGATGCCTGGAAGGAACCCCGCCACCTCTATGCGAAGGGCTACGTTGAATTCAAGCTCAGGTTCGGGGGGAAGTAAATGGGACGGACTTTGGCTGtagctgctcttcctcttcttcttctggctTTGGGTGGTCTGGGTTTCGGTGGTGTTGGGAGTATTgggagtggtgggggtggttggggATTTGGAGGTGGCGGGTgcgctggtggtggagggggtaacgacggtggtggtggaggtagcagtcgcggtgatagtggtggtaatagcggtagtagtggcagtggtagttGACCCGACAAAACTTACATTGGTAGGGTCTAACTTCCTTCCCTTGGGTCTCGACAGACTGTGCTTCCCCCTGTGTGGGCAAGGAGCAAGCAGTGATACATCGCCTTATCTTAACGTCGTATTGGTCGTTAGCAGAAATAATGACTCGCGTGTCTTCtttgacccgtttttcaaggcgtagtTAGTTGGGTTTGTTCATTTTTCTATATCTCTTTTAACGactaagtttgtaatatgtcgactaaGTCTGACTCCCAAAAATGGTAGCAAAAAGCCAAACTATCCATATAACTGTTCATTAATGTTAATACGACGTTTTGAAAATCTGGCGAGTGTATGCGTTCCCATCAAGAAACAAGAAGCAATCCAACACTCACCATTTGACGACGAAGGCAAGGACGAGCAACTCCGAGGAGGGCTGGAGCGCAGGGGACCACAGGAGGGTTTCGAGAGCCATGCGGGTGATCGTGACCATGGGCTCCAGGGCGAGTATCTCATCAGTACGACTCTTGAGGTactgaaaggtaaaggaagaaagtcagagttagagagagagagagtaaaacaattCGCCCCAAATGATGTCCTTAAATGTTTATACTATGCCGATTTTTACCAACATCAAAACTGTAGTAACCCCATTTGGTCCAATACTTATCAAAGTTATCTATATAATCTTAACGTACTGCACAAGAAAGCTATCTGAATAATGATCAACAGTGAATATTGCAAGCACACTCTCCCTTTATTTAAAGCACTAAATATTCTGAACCGTACAAGATCAGTAAACTTAAATATTGCATCCTGTATGtacacacaaataaaataaaataactacaaTACCCAGCCTCTACATAGTTATTCAACTCGTAAACAAAGTTCATTGTTTATTCCTAGCCACAAATTAACCCTGTTCAGACACTCACTAATGTATTTAGGACCCAAAACATGGAATGATGTTTCGAGACGAATCAAACTCTCAGTGAACCTACGATTGTTCAAAGACAAATTAAAGAAGCATTTGTTATCCTTGTACGAGCTCATATGTTATATGCAACTCTAGACATTCATTCTTATTACATTATATAATTACTGCTATTATTTATAATTAATACTattataattacaataataattattattattattatcattactggtATTATCATTGTCACgtttgtattactattattactataattattactataattattactattataattattattattattattatattcattatttttacggtttttatttattattattaccattattattattgttgttcgcAGCATTATCACAACTACTAACAATTATTATAGATTTCCAATATATTCAACTATCATTATTagcatcattgttattattactgttgttattattactaatatattaccattattaccattattattattattattattattattattattattaccattattaccattattattattattattattattattattattattattattattattatttttctcatttttattactatgattactattattattattattgttgtcatcgCCATTATCATCACTAATATTATAATTCACTAATGTATTTATTCAAAGCTTCAATTAATCTACAATAGCTGTTTATTCTAAtgacaaacataataaagtgtttaaagtgtttaaagtaagagagcgagagcaagagcaagagaaaaagagaaaagagagaaagagaaacaaagaaacaaagagaaaaagagaaacagagagagagaaagagaaaaagagaaagagaaacacagacaaagacagaaaaaaacaagataaagaagagaaaaagaacgggtgaagagagaaaaaagttgaaaaaaagatgatacaaaATGTTAACAGGAGCAAAATAATGTTAAAATGTTCAAAGTTCAAAACAAGAAgtgtataaatatgtatatcTAAAAAGCGAGTGTCCGTGTGTCCGTTTGTGCGTGTTCGTCTgcgtgttcgtgtgcgtgtgcgtgtgttcctAGTATGCTCACCTTCTCGCACGCGGCCGTCAGGTGTTTGTTCCAGTTGACCACAGCGCCGTTGAAGACGTACGGGAAGTTCTCGTTAGTGATCTGATGTATTAACACCTGGACAGAGAGGAAAGAACGGCATCGAAAAGAACGTTAAGAACCAAATGAGACTAACTGTGAACAGATGACCCccgccccctccacacacacacacactcccatatACACACTCCCCATATACACACtcttccccctacacacacacttccctccccgcACACCTatatacccccccccacacacacacacacgcgcgcacactcgccacccccccccccccctctcagaAAACACGCATTCTCACCTCCGTGGCCAGAAGGGAAGCCATGGGGAGGAAGCACATGTGAGCGAGGTGAAGCACATCTACGGCCTGCCGCCAGTCCTCCAGGTGTCTGAGGCCGCAATACATGTGATGGACCAGCCACTCCACAGCCTTCTTCTCATTTAACAGGTCCACGAATCCCGGCCGCAGGGAAATGGTCTTCCGGCTCCACTTGGGGCTCGTTAGGCACCTGAAGTACGCAGACTGCCCGGCCAGCATGGTTCGGTGTACCTGGAGATGGGCAGATGAAGCGAGAGAAATAGATACTCGAAACACACGGCAAATGGTCCGATCTTCAAGTTGAGGAGTTGTAGCCAAGTGAAAATAAGACACCGagttaaatataaataaataacctaCAAGTTGTGGATATTTATAACTACGTGGCCTGGCCTGTATTGTCTTAAAAAAGCTGcaatcataccaaaatacacgcATACCAAAAAGACACAAACTTCTTGATTTTAGAGCCATGCAATGTACTTATTGAATTGTCTTAAACAACAATCAtaccaaaacacaaacacactccctGATTTTAGAGCTATTGAATATACAAATCGAATGATCTTAAGCTGCAATCACACCAAAATAAACACCTTGATTTAAGAACTATTCAATTTACTAATCGAACTCCAATTATACCAAAAAAACACATTCACAAACacaaaccccacacacacacacaccaccccacacacacacaaacacacttgtaTCCATCCCTCACACACCTTGATTTTAGACCCATCCAACGTGCTAATCGTCAAATCAGAATCCAGCTCAGTCCGCAGCAGACGACATGCAGGGAGAAGGTGATCTAGGTTGTCGGTCGCTGTGGACTCCTGGCGGGGGCTGTGCATGCATCGCGGGGTGGAGGGAAGCTCAGGGCCCGCTGGAGAGGTCTCGGGGGAGCTGGGTCTTCGTGTGGTTGGTGCTGTTGGTCTCTTGTTACCCATGTCCGCCTTCTTCTTAATGTTTCGCCGGCAGCAGTCAGACATTGttcgtggtgctggtggtggtcttTTGCTTGGTGGTGTTGATctttgttgttgtcggtggtggtggtggtggtggtggttaagcgGTGATCTGTGTGGGAGGATGAAGGTTAATGGGGGACTTTTAGCTGAATACCAACAGGGGGCAGAACTTCGGTATATCGCCAGATTTCTCAAACGTCGTATTGTTTTTTATGAACTGTACTACTGTGGCCGATTTGTCCTTTCTGACCCGTTTTTCAAGGAAGGGTAGTTGGTTTTGCTGACTTTTTCTAACACTTAAACGAACGTGtgtgtaatatgtcgacttaactgtgAACATCCAACACTTTTAAATCCGTCCCAAACACTGAATTCAAAAGCTAAACATACCTTAATCAATACTAATATGACGTTCACAAAATCTGGCATGTAGCACAGAGGACACTTGCATACCACTCATTGACGTCTACAAGAAGGCTGTGAGGCAGAGTGCGACGATGTGATTTAAGCGAAGTgcgtctccacctcctcctcacaagACTGTCTCACACCCACTGGAGCCTCGAACCAACTGggcaggagaaagaaagagaacgtgaatgaagaaaaaaaggaaggatggcacCTGAACGAGGGCACAACCGTATATGGAAGATAATGATGGcgaagatagagaaagaataggaggaggaggaggagttactgtTGTTTCGTTTTCAGTGTTTCGACTTCAGAGTTTCATTGCTTCGTCAGATGTTTGTGGTTCGCTTCACGGCTCGGATGATGGTGCTGGCTTCGATCTGGTTGACATACCGGGTGTAAAAGTCATGGGTGAACTTCACCAGCGAGGAATGCAACTCATCAGGGGAGCAGGTGTTAAATGTAGGAAGCATATTAGTCATGTAGGAGATGTATGTTGAACAGTATTTTAGAGGTATCTGGATGCGGGTGcgggcgtgagagggagggggtgttgcTGGTACGGAGTATCGGAGGCCCAGAGCAACGTGGTCGGAGAACAGCACGGGGATGGAGAAACACTTGACACGTGGAGCTACCAGTCCTGACGTAAAGATGTGGTCCAGGGTACCTCCACGGGAGTGGGTGGCGCCGCCAGTATCCCATCGTGTGAGTCGGTATCGTCTGACGAAATCAAGGAGTCGAGGCCCATTCCGGTTCGGAGCTGGAGAAGAGTAACCAAGTTCAGGAAAGCGGGCATTAAAATCACCCATGTACACAATGCCACTAAGTGTTGGAAGGGGCAAGGCCGCCAAGTTTATTCTTCCCAGGGCAGAATAGACATTACATAAACGAATCTTGCCGTGTCCCATCGCTACCTCCAGGAGTTGAAAGGTTGTGTCTGCTTCAACAGAGGTACGAAGcagctggtgtggtactgaggaGTGTACATATGTGACGAGACCGTTTCGAACTGGGTGGACATAAGAAACGTAGCCAGTAAGTGAGGGAGCTTGTCTGTCCCCAAGAAGAGGACCAACAAAGGCTTCCTGAATTAATATGACTGTCGGGGAGTGCTGGTTAACATATCCCTTCAAAACTGAGTCTTGCCAGATCTCTTAAACCGCAGGCGTTCCAGGAGATGACATAAAGCTCAATATTACGTGCGAGTTCTACCCTTCGGTACGCGGAAGCCAGacgtggaagaggtggtggggcgCGCACGAACACGCTGTGCCCCGCCCAGGGGGGAGGAAGGCGTCAACGACTCCATACCCTTCTTCTCTAGGTGGGAAACGATGGCGTCAAACTTCTCGGTGAGTGTGGTGACCGTAGCAATCATTGCCTGCTGCCCTTCAACaagtgtggtgagtgtggtgtctgTGGAGGCTTGTTTGGCGGCGAGATCAACAAGGCTAGTCTGGAGTGCATCACGCCGCTCTGCGAGTGAGTTGCAACGAGTCGTTAGAGCAGCAACAGCCTCACGAAGCTCACGAATTTGTGCTGACTCCGAGGAGACAGAAGCTTCATAATGCGGGGTTTGAGGCAACgaggctggcggaggaggaggaggaggcgaggctgcTGGTTGCCTCGCCGAGCGCTTGATTCAGCCGTGCCATACATTAACTCCCTGCTTGTTACACCGAGGACACTTCCAGTAGATGTTCGTAGATGCGGGCAGGTCGGGTTGTTCGGAGGCTGCGGTGGCTGAAGGTGAgacaggaggcggcggaggagcgaCGCGGTGTGAGCAGGTGCGAGAGTCGTGGTCACTAGCGCACCAAGCACATTTTTCTGATGCACTGCAGTAGCGGGAGATGTGGACGAATTCCCAACATCGGAAACACAATGGACGGTCGTCACTAATCCTGCGGATGTCACAgtcggggaggcaggggaggaaactgaaggaaaagctggagggAGGCGGATCAGTTAGGCTCCAAGAGACAACAATGCGGTTGATAGGAAAACCGTCTTGACGAAAACGTCGGGCAGAGTGAGCACCAGGGAGTTCCAGGGCGAAGGAGGGATCAACACCGACAGGGTACCGAGTTACCAGATAGTTGGGATATTTCCTGGGCCTCTCAGGGGAGTCTTGCACATCAAGGATGACAGAGACAAACTCACCCTTTGCTACTCGCTCCACGATGTCCTGGCGGCACCTTGCAATGTAGACGAATCGTGATGTCGCAGATGCCATCTTCACCTCGGCGAAATCCCGCTCAAGCTGGAATGTTTTCTTGACCTCCGCAAGCCAACGAAGCAAATGCTGGGAGGGCAGGTTTGATAGGAGCAGCAGCAGAGGTGCGTTGAGGAGGCGGCGACAGCAGAGAAGGGGGTGTGGAGGGCTCACTATGCTTTGGTGTCTTGGTAGCGGGTAAGTGTGTCTCGCTGTCACTGTCTGTTGTGTCACCCATAAACCGCTTGCCCGGGTTGGCAAGGCGGGAGCCGTCAGGTTTGGAAGCAGCGGCAATAGAATCACTTGTCACTGACGAGGGTAGAAGTGGCCAGTGTTTCACGCTCACGTCCTCGTCTTCACTGAGTGCAAGATCCATCTGCACGTCAGCAACAGAGTACTCCATGTCGGTAACGATGAactgctgtgagagagagagagagagagagagagagagagagagaggccgtctTCCTCCCAACACTCGCCGCTTCGTCACCCGGATGAAGCCATAAATCCGGTTCGCACACTGGCGGACTTTAAACTTGGAGAGGAGagcaattcttctcttcctcctcctcttcctcctcctcctccttactcgtACCTCCATCCTACAGTAAAAatattctgctctctctctctctctctctctctctctctctctcttaactttcctttccttccatatctcacgtttctatttttcctccccttcaagttgtgttcctctctctctctctctctctctctctctctctctctctctctctctctctctctctctctctctctctctctctcttccacttcgctgtttcctcctttcttagaTAAAcagatttttctctcctccacttgtcttgtttactcctcctcctcctcctcctcctccgactcctcctcctcctcctcgtcctcctcctcctcctcctcctcctcctccttctcctcacgcCTCTTTCTTTTCAGCAaaacatcttttctcttccttccttcctttctcattcattcctttctatttttcctctacAACGCAAATGgatttttcgcttttctttttttctctccttcttttccttcttcttcttttccttcttcttcttcttcttcttcttcttcttcttcttcttcttcttcatcttcttcttcttcttcttcttcttcttcttcttcttcttccacttcctactcctcattttatttttactCCACCCCAAGAAATATCGGAGAAGAGAATTTTAAGGCAAAGAAGCATGAAAATTCacctagtttcttcctcctcctcttcctcctcctcctcctcctcctcctccattaagcagattccttcacctctccacttgtcttcttcctcttcttcctcttcctccaccagacATGATAAAATAATACACTACTATAatacaaaaacaatacaaaacaatCAATAAgagaaatcaataataataaacacaaacacacacctccaTAATTAACACACCTTGATCGCACCTCACGAACACCTGGAGACTAATTaacaccttttccttaccttagcacaccatca
This genomic window from Eriocheir sinensis breed Jianghai 21 chromosome 34, ASM2467909v1, whole genome shotgun sequence contains:
- the LOC127007155 gene encoding uncharacterized protein LOC127007155; its protein translation is MSDCCRRNIKKKADMGNKRPTAPTTRRPSSPETSPAGPELPSTPRCMHSPRQESTATDNLDHLLPACRLLRTELDSDLTISTLDGSKIKVHRTMLAGQSAYFRCLTSPKWSRKTISLRPGFVDLLNEKKAVEWLVHHMYCGLRHLEDWRQAVDVLHLAHMCFLPMASLLATEVLIHQITNENFPYVFNGAVVNWNKHLTAACEKYLKSRTDEILALEPMVTITRMALETLLWSPALQPSSELLVLAFVVKWGKHSLSRPKGRKLDPTNVSFVGSTTTATTTAITTTITATATSTTTVVTPSTTSAPATSKSPTTPTTPNTPNTTETQTTQSQKKKRKSSYSQSPSHLLPPEPELEFNVALRIEVAGFLPGIRFLTLTAAQILQTVVNYNIFRSSEIIAILLFKMCVPGSNLSRHLSSLDRKSRCMEGTGEGGTKRTEVKKVKTSPVWR